A window of Blastomonas sp. SL216 contains these coding sequences:
- a CDS encoding multiubiquitin domain-containing protein: protein MSEEKKKEKPFKIQIDKQHLEIDNPTPTARDLLALAGKTPAEHYALYRKDKGQPTRLQLDERVDLREPGVEKFVTLPLDQTEGLGAGRRQFSLPEEDTEWLDSLDLMYEFVAEGGIPRVVIYGWPVPPGYNVEKVDVNVRIDPGYPDIQIDMAYFTPALVRRDGRSIGATSDDSFDGKIWQRWSRHRTAANPWRPGLDSLSTHFALVEDWLARELRKG, encoded by the coding sequence ATGTCTGAGGAAAAGAAGAAGGAAAAGCCGTTCAAAATTCAGATCGACAAGCAGCATCTGGAAATCGACAACCCCACGCCGACCGCGCGAGATCTCTTGGCACTCGCCGGCAAGACGCCTGCAGAGCATTATGCGCTGTACCGCAAGGATAAGGGGCAGCCGACCCGTCTGCAGCTCGACGAGCGGGTCGACCTTCGGGAACCCGGCGTCGAGAAGTTCGTGACCCTTCCGCTCGATCAGACCGAAGGGCTCGGCGCCGGTCGCCGTCAGTTCTCGCTGCCGGAGGAGGACACTGAATGGCTCGACAGCCTCGACCTGATGTATGAGTTCGTCGCCGAGGGTGGCATTCCGCGCGTGGTAATCTACGGGTGGCCGGTGCCGCCCGGCTACAATGTCGAGAAAGTCGATGTGAACGTCCGCATCGACCCCGGCTATCCGGACATTCAGATCGACATGGCCTATTTCACCCCGGCGCTGGTCCGGCGCGACGGACGGTCGATCGGCGCGACAAGCGACGACAGTTTCGATGGAAAAATCTGGCAGCGCTGGAGTCGGCACCGGACGGCGGCCAACCCTTGGCGGCCCGGTCTCGACAGCCTATCGACCCATTTCGCCCTCGTGGAAGACTGGCTCGCCCGCGAACTTCGCAAGGGCTGA
- a CDS encoding ThiF family adenylyltransferase — protein MIFSLTITEAQHAALRAHLFPGDGKEAVALLLCGRTVRRGRTRFVVSEVHLVPHAVCDREVDRVTWPTDMLPDMLSRAARRGLSLFKIHGHAGVPDFSPIDDAADSALFPSVHAWADGPHGSAVMLDGERIFARVVDADGAFHAIHRVARIGDDLSFWDREGAGIAVPEHARRVAQSFGAGTYDVLRRLRIGVIGCSGTGSVVIDQLARNCVGELVLVDPDVIEEKNLNRIVNSTRSDAEARRPKVEVMADAIHRLAFGTEIETYKSSLFAPEAVRAIASCDIVFGCMDSIDGRHLLNRLATFYGLAYFDLGVKLEADGRGGIEQVCGTVHYLKPGGSSLFSRHVYSMEQVRAAGLMRADPAGYQALKREGYIRGIDEDRPAVIQLNSLIASLAVNELLARLHPYRLDSNGEFAVHRISLSHGIYEYLEDGEPCALLAPHVGRGDITPLLNLPELSMEAAAA, from the coding sequence ATGATCTTTTCCTTGACGATAACCGAGGCCCAGCATGCCGCGCTTCGAGCGCACCTCTTTCCCGGCGACGGAAAGGAAGCGGTCGCGCTCCTTCTCTGCGGTCGCACGGTGCGTCGTGGACGAACGCGTTTCGTCGTCAGCGAGGTCCATCTGGTGCCGCATGCTGTTTGCGACCGCGAAGTTGACCGGGTGACCTGGCCGACCGACATGCTGCCCGATATGCTATCGCGTGCTGCAAGACGTGGCCTCAGCTTGTTCAAAATTCACGGCCATGCGGGCGTACCGGACTTCTCCCCTATCGACGACGCCGCGGATAGCGCGCTGTTTCCGAGCGTCCACGCCTGGGCGGATGGGCCGCACGGCAGTGCTGTAATGCTCGACGGCGAGCGTATCTTCGCTCGCGTTGTCGATGCCGATGGCGCCTTTCACGCTATTCACCGTGTTGCACGCATCGGCGACGACTTGAGCTTTTGGGACCGGGAAGGCGCAGGCATCGCCGTCCCCGAACACGCCCGGCGCGTGGCACAAAGCTTCGGCGCCGGGACCTATGACGTCCTCCGCCGGTTGAGAATCGGCGTGATCGGCTGCTCGGGAACTGGCAGCGTCGTGATCGACCAGCTCGCCCGAAATTGCGTCGGCGAACTGGTGCTCGTCGACCCGGACGTGATCGAAGAAAAGAACCTCAATCGCATCGTCAATAGTACGCGCTCCGACGCCGAGGCCCGCCGGCCCAAGGTCGAAGTGATGGCCGATGCCATCCACCGGCTCGCGTTCGGCACCGAGATCGAGACTTATAAATCGTCGCTCTTTGCACCCGAAGCCGTGAGGGCCATTGCATCCTGCGATATCGTCTTCGGCTGCATGGACAGCATAGACGGGCGGCATTTACTCAATCGCCTCGCGACCTTCTACGGGCTCGCCTATTTCGATCTGGGAGTGAAGCTGGAGGCGGACGGCAGAGGCGGCATCGAACAAGTGTGCGGAACAGTCCATTATCTGAAGCCCGGCGGCTCTAGCCTTTTCAGCCGACACGTCTACTCGATGGAGCAGGTTCGTGCTGCGGGCCTGATGCGGGCCGACCCCGCTGGCTACCAAGCGCTGAAGCGTGAGGGCTATATCAGGGGGATCGACGAGGACCGCCCCGCCGTCATCCAGCTTAATAGCCTCATCGCTTCGCTCGCGGTGAATGAGCTGCTGGCACGGCTGCACCCCTACCGCCTCGATTCTAATGGCGAATTCGCGGTGCACAGGATCAGTCTCAGCCATGGCATTTACGAGTATCTCGAAGACGGCGAACCCTGCGCCCTTCTGGCCCCACATGTCGGGCGCGGCGATATAACGCCTCTTTTGAACCTTCCAGAACTCAGCATGGAGGCAGCTGCGGCATGA
- a CDS encoding DUF6527 family protein: MNFFERLKQWLDRLFGRDLWLVEHCEDPPEVPRPRRVYLVGDPGLQWAAAFLCPCGCGELVKLSLMRDDDPSWIAWGEPGAKASLHPSIWRVRGCRSHFFIKEGKVVWAKEARPDRRLPAN; the protein is encoded by the coding sequence ATGAATTTCTTCGAGCGACTTAAGCAATGGCTCGACAGGCTGTTCGGGCGAGATTTATGGCTGGTCGAGCATTGCGAAGACCCGCCGGAAGTGCCGCGTCCTCGGCGCGTTTATCTCGTCGGCGACCCTGGCCTTCAGTGGGCAGCGGCCTTCCTTTGCCCGTGCGGATGCGGTGAACTTGTCAAACTCAGCCTGATGCGCGACGACGACCCGAGCTGGATCGCATGGGGCGAACCGGGCGCGAAGGCCAGCCTCCACCCCTCGATATGGCGTGTGCGCGGTTGCCGAAGTCACTTCTTCATCAAGGAAGGCAAGGTAGTCTGGGCCAAGGAGGCCAGACCAGACCGACGATTGCCCGCCAACTAG
- a CDS encoding tyrosine-type recombinase/integrase encodes MPLNALQIRSFQPETTPYKKTDERGLYLEVFPNGSKLWRLKYNFAGKQKRIALGAWPEVSLQAARLERDELRLRIAKGEDPALTRKKSKATAKISAANTFESVAREYIENKMVGEGRAEATLLKARWFLDLLKPAIGQMPISDVDPQMMLAPLKKLEARGNRETAKKCRSFASRVFRYGAATGRCTTDPTAILKGALLTPQARHYAAILEPEKLGELLRAIDAFECYPITKLALKVAPHIFVRPGEMRHGEWQEIDFDKAIWTIPAGKMKARRTHAVPLSRQVLELLRELRAITGGQGYIFPAFHTRLRPMSENTINSSFRRMGYSKDDMTAHGFRSTASTLLNESGLWHPDAIERALAHGDSNAIRGTYNRGQYWDERVKMAQWWSDYLDDLRAGKAVN; translated from the coding sequence ATGCCTCTTAACGCACTGCAAATCCGTAGCTTTCAGCCGGAAACCACCCCCTACAAGAAAACTGATGAACGCGGGCTCTACCTTGAGGTCTTCCCCAACGGCTCAAAACTCTGGCGGCTGAAGTACAACTTCGCCGGCAAGCAAAAGCGTATCGCTCTTGGTGCCTGGCCCGAAGTTAGTCTTCAGGCGGCCCGCCTCGAGCGCGATGAACTCAGGCTGCGTATTGCGAAGGGCGAAGACCCTGCTTTGACGCGAAAGAAGAGCAAGGCCACAGCCAAGATCAGCGCCGCCAACACTTTCGAGTCGGTCGCGCGCGAGTATATCGAGAACAAGATGGTCGGCGAAGGCCGTGCCGAGGCCACCCTGCTCAAGGCTCGCTGGTTCCTCGATCTTCTCAAGCCTGCGATCGGCCAAATGCCGATTTCGGATGTCGACCCGCAGATGATGCTGGCTCCACTCAAGAAGCTCGAGGCGCGGGGCAACCGCGAGACCGCCAAGAAATGCCGCTCCTTTGCTAGCAGGGTGTTCCGCTATGGCGCGGCCACCGGCCGCTGCACGACGGACCCGACGGCCATTCTCAAGGGCGCACTGCTGACCCCGCAAGCGCGCCACTACGCAGCCATCCTCGAACCGGAAAAGCTGGGCGAGCTGCTGCGCGCTATCGACGCGTTCGAATGCTACCCGATCACGAAGTTGGCTTTGAAAGTCGCCCCGCACATTTTTGTTCGACCGGGCGAGATGCGGCATGGGGAGTGGCAGGAGATCGACTTCGACAAGGCGATCTGGACCATCCCCGCGGGAAAGATGAAAGCCCGGCGCACCCACGCCGTGCCCCTGTCACGCCAGGTGCTCGAACTGCTCAGGGAGCTGAGGGCCATCACCGGGGGGCAAGGCTATATCTTCCCTGCCTTCCACACCCGTCTGCGCCCGATGAGCGAGAACACGATCAACTCGTCGTTTCGCCGTATGGGCTACAGCAAAGATGACATGACTGCACATGGGTTCCGTTCCACGGCTTCAACCCTGCTCAACGAAAGTGGGCTATGGCACCCTGATGCCATCGAACGCGCGCTTGCCCATGGAGACAGCAACGCGATCCGTGGAACCTACAATCGGGGCCAGTACTGGGATGAGCGAGTTAAGATGGCGCAGTGGTGGAGCGACTATCTCGATGATCTAAGGGCGGGCAAAGCCGTCAATTAG
- a CDS encoding complex I NDUFA9 subunit family protein, with translation MRDTLITIFGGGGFLGRHITQHLTAAGARVRIAQRNIRIAQDVKPLGNLGQTQLVAADIRKPETVARAVHGADAVINLVGILKGDFDAFHHEGAANVARAAAAAGVQALVHVSAIGADAGSKSAYGRSKAEGEAAVRAAFPQATILRPSIVFGREDQFVNRFAGLIASLPVVPIIGGKARFQPVYVDDVAEAVKQSLSDPARFGGRTFELGGPETISMADLNKRIAKEIGEDPSFIDMPDSLSGLMAGMTGWLPGAPITRDQWAMLQTDNVVAPGADGLEAFGITPTPMAAVIGDYLVRFRKHGRFGVRAKRSS, from the coding sequence ATGCGCGACACTTTGATCACGATTTTTGGCGGTGGCGGTTTTCTGGGTCGGCATATCACCCAGCATCTGACGGCTGCAGGCGCGCGGGTGCGCATCGCCCAGCGCAACATCCGCATCGCGCAGGATGTGAAGCCGCTCGGCAATCTGGGGCAGACCCAGCTGGTCGCCGCCGATATCCGCAAGCCGGAAACCGTGGCGCGCGCGGTGCATGGCGCCGATGCGGTGATCAACCTCGTCGGCATCCTCAAGGGCGATTTCGACGCCTTCCACCATGAAGGCGCGGCCAATGTCGCCCGCGCTGCCGCAGCCGCGGGAGTGCAGGCGCTGGTCCATGTCTCGGCGATCGGCGCGGATGCAGGATCCAAAAGTGCCTATGGCCGCAGCAAGGCCGAAGGCGAGGCCGCGGTCCGCGCTGCCTTTCCGCAGGCGACCATCTTGCGCCCCTCGATCGTGTTCGGGCGCGAGGACCAGTTCGTCAACCGCTTCGCCGGGCTGATCGCCAGCCTTCCTGTCGTGCCGATCATCGGCGGCAAGGCACGCTTCCAGCCGGTCTATGTCGATGACGTGGCCGAGGCCGTGAAGCAAAGCCTTTCCGATCCCGCACGCTTTGGCGGCAGGACCTTCGAGCTGGGCGGCCCCGAAACCATCAGCATGGCCGATCTCAACAAGCGCATCGCCAAGGAGATTGGCGAAGACCCCAGCTTCATCGACATGCCCGATTCGCTCTCCGGCCTGATGGCGGGGATGACCGGATGGCTGCCCGGCGCGCCGATCACGCGCGACCAATGGGCGATGCTGCAGACCGACAATGTCGTTGCCCCCGGTGCCGACGGGCTTGAGGCGTTCGGCATCACCCCCACCCCGATGGCCGCGGTCATCGGCGACTATCTGGTGCGCTTCCGCAAGCACGGCCGGTTCGGGGTACGCGCCAAGCGCTCCAGCTGA
- a CDS encoding TetR family transcriptional regulator — protein sequence MSIAKRRLSPEQSRTAALVAARELLIETGPQAVTLKAVSGRIGRTHANLLHHFGSASGLQKALAEYLAQSICQMIGAAVIRLRNGDGTPRDIVDMAFDAFDREGAGALACWMLLSGNEDALDPIVEAIHQLVDELAEHAPEGRTLHEDTLSLCTMALGDALMGAQLAGALGLDRDTGRAIAERQLAASLLSWQAEQPA from the coding sequence ATGTCAATAGCCAAAAGACGGCTGAGCCCCGAGCAGAGCCGCACAGCCGCACTGGTCGCCGCGCGTGAGCTGCTGATCGAAACAGGACCCCAGGCCGTGACGCTGAAGGCGGTGAGCGGTCGCATCGGCCGCACCCATGCCAATCTGCTCCACCATTTCGGATCGGCATCGGGGCTGCAAAAGGCGCTGGCCGAGTATCTCGCGCAATCGATCTGTCAGATGATCGGTGCGGCGGTCATCCGGCTGCGCAATGGCGATGGCACGCCGCGCGATATCGTCGACATGGCGTTCGACGCCTTTGATCGCGAAGGGGCAGGGGCGCTGGCCTGCTGGATGCTGCTATCGGGCAATGAGGATGCGCTCGACCCGATTGTCGAGGCGATCCATCAGCTGGTCGACGAACTGGCCGAACACGCGCCCGAAGGCCGCACGCTGCATGAGGATACGCTCTCGCTGTGCACCATGGCGCTGGGCGATGCGCTGATGGGCGCGCAATTGGCCGGCGCGCTGGGGCTGGACCGCGACACGGGCCGCGCCATCGCGGAACGGCAGCTCGCCGCGTCGCTGCTCAGCTGGCAGGCCGAACAGCCCGCCTGA
- a CDS encoding metal-dependent hydrolase, whose translation MNAPQSFSTPEPIDRKHTPADLELVIRDRRFGRGNAMRRWWMGGDPIGTAFYNALSVTFPKGEAFFIESVKEFREGTPERLANEIRAFVKQEINHTREHVAFNRRVVDAGYDVKLLEEDVDKALALTKGRPKIANLASTMALEHFTAILAQQLLANPRHLETADADSRDLWRWHAMEEIEHKGVAFDTWNHATKDWSRWQRWKVKSLVMLVVTKNFLHHRAVGMLELLRQDGLTGPKVWAQLFWYAFGNPGMARKIILPWMSYFLPGFHPWKHDDRHLIQLAESDYQDAVMAKAEPALVPAE comes from the coding sequence ATGAACGCTCCGCAATCCTTTTCCACGCCTGAACCGATTGATCGCAAGCACACGCCGGCCGATCTGGAGCTTGTCATTCGCGACCGCCGCTTTGGCCGGGGCAATGCGATGCGCCGCTGGTGGATGGGCGGCGATCCCATCGGCACGGCTTTCTACAACGCGCTGTCGGTGACCTTCCCCAAGGGCGAAGCGTTCTTCATCGAAAGCGTCAAGGAATTCCGCGAAGGTACGCCCGAGCGGCTGGCGAACGAGATTCGCGCCTTTGTGAAGCAGGAGATCAACCACACGCGCGAGCATGTGGCATTCAATCGCCGCGTCGTGGACGCCGGTTACGACGTGAAGCTTCTGGAAGAGGATGTCGACAAGGCGCTGGCGCTGACCAAGGGCCGTCCGAAGATCGCCAACCTCGCCTCCACCATGGCGCTCGAGCATTTCACCGCGATCCTCGCGCAGCAGCTGCTCGCCAACCCCAGGCATCTGGAAACCGCCGATGCGGATTCGCGCGATCTGTGGCGCTGGCACGCGATGGAAGAGATCGAGCACAAGGGCGTTGCGTTCGATACCTGGAACCACGCAACGAAGGACTGGAGCCGCTGGCAGCGCTGGAAGGTCAAGTCGCTGGTGATGCTGGTCGTCACCAAGAATTTCCTGCACCATCGCGCCGTCGGCATGCTCGAACTGCTGCGCCAGGATGGCCTCACGGGGCCCAAGGTCTGGGCACAGCTGTTCTGGTACGCATTCGGCAACCCCGGCATGGCGCGCAAGATCATCCTGCCCTGGATGAGCTATTTCCTGCCCGGCTTCCACCCCTGGAAGCATGACGACCGCCACCTGATCCAGCTGGCCGAAAGCGACTATCAGGATGCGGTGATGGCCAAGGCAGAACCGGCGCTGGTTCCGGCGGAATAA
- the recR gene encoding recombination mediator RecR, which produces MASQEIEDLAAALARLPGLGPRSARRAVLYLLKKRESAFTPLVEAMERVRANLSTCDICGNVDTQNPCGICTDPRRDPRSLCVVEEVSDLWALDRSRLFVGRYHVLGGRLSALDGIGPEDLGIVSLIARVAEGGIDEVVLAMNATLEGQTTAHYLAERLEGYPVRLTQLAQGLPMGGELDYLDEGTLAQALRARKPVV; this is translated from the coding sequence ATGGCATCGCAAGAGATTGAGGATCTGGCCGCTGCGCTCGCCCGTCTTCCGGGGCTGGGCCCACGTTCGGCGCGCCGCGCGGTGCTGTATCTGCTCAAGAAGCGCGAGAGCGCGTTCACCCCGCTGGTCGAGGCGATGGAGCGGGTGCGCGCGAACCTCTCGACCTGCGACATCTGCGGCAATGTCGATACGCAGAACCCCTGCGGCATCTGCACCGACCCGCGCCGCGACCCGCGCAGCCTGTGCGTGGTCGAGGAGGTGTCGGACCTCTGGGCGCTCGACCGCTCGCGGCTGTTCGTCGGGCGCTATCATGTGCTGGGCGGGCGGCTGTCGGCGCTCGACGGCATCGGGCCGGAGGATCTGGGAATCGTCTCGCTGATCGCGCGCGTGGCCGAAGGCGGCATCGACGAAGTGGTGCTGGCCATGAACGCGACGCTGGAGGGCCAGACCACCGCGCATTATCTGGCGGAGCGGCTTGAGGGCTATCCGGTCCGCCTCACCCAGCTCGCACAGGGGCTGCCGATGGGTGGCGAGCTGGACTATCTCGACGAGGGTACTTTGGCGCAGGCGCTAAGAGCGAGGAAACCGGTAGTCTAA
- the fmt gene encoding methionyl-tRNA formyltransferase — protein MRLAFMGTPDFAVPTLQALVDAGHDIAAVYSQPPRPAHRGKKLTPSPVHQLAESLGLEVRTPVSLKGEDEKAAFAALDLDACVVAAYGLILPRTVLDAPLHGCLNVHGSLLPRWRGAAPVQRAILADDATTGVTIMQMEAGLDTGPMLLKGETPVAGKTAGELTSEIAELGARLMVQVLGDLAAFPPVVQPEDGVTYAAKIDKTEARLDFTCSADQVERQVRAFNPMPGAFFELNGERLRVHAAEMVAGTAAPGTVLDEQLTIACAEGAIRPRIIQRAGRPAMPLDDFLRGFAIAPGTVIA, from the coding sequence ATGCGCCTCGCCTTTATGGGAACTCCCGATTTCGCCGTGCCGACACTTCAGGCGCTGGTCGATGCCGGGCACGACATCGCGGCGGTCTACAGCCAGCCGCCGCGCCCGGCCCATCGCGGCAAGAAGCTGACCCCCTCGCCCGTGCACCAGCTGGCAGAATCGCTGGGGCTTGAGGTGCGCACCCCGGTGTCGCTGAAGGGCGAAGACGAAAAGGCAGCCTTTGCCGCGCTCGACCTCGATGCGTGCGTGGTCGCCGCTTATGGCCTGATCCTGCCGCGCACGGTGCTCGATGCGCCGCTCCATGGCTGCCTCAATGTCCATGGCTCGCTGCTGCCGCGCTGGCGCGGTGCCGCGCCAGTGCAGCGCGCCATCCTGGCCGACGACGCGACGACCGGCGTTACCATCATGCAGATGGAGGCCGGGCTCGATACTGGGCCGATGCTGCTCAAGGGAGAGACCCCGGTCGCGGGCAAGACGGCAGGCGAGCTGACCAGCGAGATCGCGGAACTCGGCGCACGGCTGATGGTGCAGGTGCTGGGCGACCTTGCCGCCTTCCCGCCGGTGGTGCAGCCTGAGGACGGCGTGACCTATGCCGCCAAGATCGACAAGACCGAGGCGCGGCTGGATTTCACCTGCAGCGCTGACCAGGTCGAGCGTCAGGTGCGTGCATTCAACCCGATGCCGGGCGCGTTCTTCGAGTTGAATGGCGAGCGGCTGCGCGTGCATGCAGCCGAGATGGTGGCAGGCACCGCCGCACCCGGTACCGTGCTCGACGAGCAACTCACCATCGCCTGTGCCGAGGGCGCGATACGTCCGCGCATCATCCAGCGCGCCGGGCGTCCGGCCATGCCGCTCGATGATTTCCTGCGTGGCTTTGCCATTGCACCGGGCACCGTCATCGCATGA
- the truA gene encoding tRNA pseudouridine(38-40) synthase TruA: MTRYALTLEFDGGPFMGLQRQAHGPSVQQHVEEAVQAITGEAAVLHAAGRTDAGVHALAMRAHVDIAKPFDPFRLMEALNAKLRPQPIAVLACEIVPDDWHARFSCTGRAYIYRITNRRAPLTLERGKAWQVSAPLDVPAMHAAAQHLVGHHDFTTFRSVHCQAASPVKTLDRLEVIRDGDEIDIHAAARSFLHHQVRSMVGCLVLVGRGKWTGDDLKAALDARDRAALGFNAPPDGLYFAGATYA; encoded by the coding sequence ATGACCCGCTATGCGCTGACGCTGGAGTTCGACGGCGGCCCGTTCATGGGGCTGCAGCGCCAGGCGCATGGCCCCAGCGTGCAGCAGCATGTCGAAGAGGCGGTGCAGGCGATCACCGGCGAAGCGGCGGTCCTGCACGCCGCCGGGCGCACCGATGCGGGCGTGCATGCGCTGGCGATGCGCGCGCATGTCGATATCGCCAAGCCCTTCGACCCGTTCCGCCTGATGGAGGCGTTGAACGCGAAACTCCGCCCCCAGCCCATAGCTGTGCTCGCCTGCGAGATCGTGCCCGATGACTGGCACGCGCGCTTTTCCTGCACCGGCCGCGCATATATCTACCGCATCACCAACCGTCGCGCACCGTTGACGCTGGAGCGGGGCAAGGCGTGGCAGGTCTCTGCACCGCTCGATGTGCCCGCGATGCACGCCGCTGCGCAGCATCTGGTCGGCCATCATGATTTCACCACCTTCCGCTCGGTTCATTGCCAGGCGGCAAGCCCGGTCAAGACGCTGGACCGGCTGGAGGTCATCCGCGATGGCGACGAGATCGACATCCACGCTGCCGCACGTTCGTTCCTGCACCATCAGGTGCGATCGATGGTGGGCTGTCTGGTGCTGGTCGGGCGCGGCAAATGGACGGGCGATGACCTGAAAGCGGCGCTCGACGCGCGCGACCGCGCCGCGCTCGGCTTCAACGCCCCGCCCGACGGCCTGTATTTCGCGGGCGCAACCTACGCCTAA
- a CDS encoding ATP-binding protein, protein MIGIAAAWIFVLLLSGGLALDRILTNTITTSFDDQLEYVLTAMISSAEIGPDGEVFFNRPLGDQRFLEPNSGLYWQISGRGHADFTSRSLWDRALKIETDHSDAQPHIYDSDQFPDHELRIIEQSIYLPGSRVRWRFMVAQSREEMDLQLRELRQTLGYSFALLALGLIIMAGLQTLYGLWPLRKVREAIQAMRTGRMDRVRDPMPIEVMPMVEELNALLEHNEKQAEEARRHAGNLAHALKTPLTVVMNSATARADDLADTVIREAAVMRRQVDHHLARARAVGRRGQALARANVWESAQAVERAVVRLYPHVRCDLDGSKTAEVAIERQDLEEMLGNLVENAGKYGGGSVFVTIDPKDATDPKLVDIWIEDDGTGIPERERERIFDRGARLDTGKPGTGLGLAIVRDVAEIYGGKVELDESEDLGGLLVRLRLPRAL, encoded by the coding sequence ATGATAGGCATCGCGGCGGCATGGATATTCGTGCTGCTGCTGAGCGGCGGCCTGGCGCTCGACCGCATCCTGACCAACACCATCACCACCAGCTTCGACGACCAGCTCGAATATGTGCTGACCGCGATGATCTCTTCGGCCGAGATCGGGCCTGATGGCGAGGTGTTCTTCAACCGGCCGCTGGGCGACCAGCGCTTTCTGGAGCCCAATAGCGGGCTGTACTGGCAGATCAGCGGGCGCGGCCATGCCGATTTCACTTCGCGTTCGCTCTGGGATCGCGCGCTGAAGATCGAGACCGATCATAGCGACGCGCAGCCGCATATCTATGACAGCGACCAGTTTCCCGACCACGAGCTGCGCATCATCGAACAGTCGATCTACCTGCCCGGCTCGCGGGTGCGCTGGCGCTTCATGGTGGCGCAGTCGCGCGAGGAGATGGACCTGCAGCTGCGCGAGCTTCGCCAGACGCTCGGTTACAGCTTCGCGCTGCTCGCGCTGGGGCTGATCATCATGGCGGGGCTGCAGACGCTCTATGGCCTCTGGCCGCTGCGCAAGGTGCGCGAGGCGATCCAGGCGATGCGGACCGGCCGGATGGACCGGGTGCGCGATCCGATGCCGATCGAGGTGATGCCGATGGTCGAGGAATTGAATGCGCTGCTCGAGCATAACGAAAAGCAGGCGGAAGAGGCTCGGCGGCACGCCGGCAACCTGGCGCACGCGCTCAAGACGCCGCTGACGGTGGTGATGAACAGCGCCACCGCGCGCGCCGATGACCTGGCCGATACTGTCATCCGCGAGGCAGCGGTGATGCGCCGCCAGGTCGACCACCATCTTGCCCGCGCGCGCGCAGTCGGGCGGCGCGGCCAGGCGCTCGCCCGCGCCAATGTCTGGGAAAGCGCGCAGGCTGTCGAACGCGCGGTGGTGCGGCTCTATCCGCATGTCCGCTGCGATCTGGATGGCAGCAAGACCGCCGAGGTCGCCATCGAGCGCCAGGACCTGGAAGAGATGCTGGGCAACCTGGTTGAAAACGCCGGAAAATATGGCGGCGGCAGCGTGTTCGTCACCATCGACCCCAAGGATGCAACCGACCCGAAGCTGGTCGATATCTGGATCGAGGACGATGGCACCGGCATTCCCGAACGCGAGCGCGAGCGCATTTTTGATCGCGGCGCGCGGCTCGATACGGGCAAGCCTGGCACCGGGCTGGGCCTTGCCATCGTGCGCGATGTGGCGGAAATTTACGGCGGCAAGGTCGAGCTCGACGAGAGCGAGGACCTGGGCGGGCTGCTGGTGCGGCTGCGCCTGCCGCGCGCGCTTTAG
- a CDS encoding response regulator transcription factor: protein MRILIVEDEPTLGKQLKSTLEATGYAVDLSVDGEDGHFMGSTEDYDAVILDLGLPEIDGLTVLGMWRKEGRTFPVLVLTARDSWSDKVAGLDAGADDYLAKPFQTEELIARLRALIRRASGNASSELTAGDVRLDTRSGKVSLNGEPVKLTAQEYKLLSYLLHHKGKVISRTELIEHIYDQDFDRDSNTIEVFVTRIRKKLGPDVITTIRGLGYSLEDPAERAGS, encoded by the coding sequence ATGCGCATTCTGATCGTCGAGGATGAACCCACCCTTGGCAAACAGCTCAAGTCCACGCTGGAGGCGACCGGCTATGCTGTCGACCTGTCGGTCGATGGCGAGGACGGCCATTTCATGGGGTCGACCGAGGATTATGACGCGGTGATTCTGGATCTTGGCTTGCCCGAGATTGACGGCCTGACCGTGCTGGGCATGTGGCGCAAGGAAGGCCGCACCTTCCCGGTGCTGGTGCTCACCGCGCGCGACAGCTGGTCGGACAAGGTGGCGGGGCTCGATGCGGGCGCGGACGATTATCTCGCCAAGCCCTTCCAGACCGAAGAGCTGATCGCACGGCTGCGCGCGCTGATCCGCCGCGCCTCGGGCAATGCCTCAAGCGAGCTGACCGCAGGCGATGTCCGGCTGGACACGCGCTCGGGCAAGGTCTCGCTCAACGGCGAGCCGGTGAAGCTGACCGCGCAGGAGTACAAGCTGCTGTCGTACCTGCTCCACCACAAGGGCAAGGTGATCAGCCGTACCGAGCTGATCGAGCATATCTATGACCAGGATTTCGACCGCGATTCCAATACGATCGAGGTGTTCGTCACGCGCATCCGCAAGAAGCTGGGCCCCGATGTGATCACCACCATCCGCGGCCTGGGCTACAGCCTTGAAGACCCCGCCGAGCGTGCCGGCAGCTGA